One Paraburkholderia kururiensis DNA window includes the following coding sequences:
- a CDS encoding YbhB/YbcL family Raf kinase inhibitor-like protein has protein sequence MRCPDVSMASFPVRIARHTLLAAGLALMGAAAPPLHAADAFTVTSTDLQDGGKVSNQQVYDQDDCKGANRSPQLSWRNVPPGTRSFAITMFDPDAPGRGWWHWAVAGVPADIDHLPANASASGYLRKLGAVEARNDYDTDGYGGPCPPPGKPHHYVVSVYALDTTNLRLATGRPAIMFDHEIGTATLGVAKMTVTYGR, from the coding sequence ATGCGTTGCCCAGACGTGTCGATGGCTTCGTTCCCTGTGCGGATCGCACGGCATACGCTGCTTGCCGCCGGCCTCGCGCTCATGGGCGCCGCCGCACCGCCGCTCCACGCCGCGGACGCCTTCACCGTGACGAGCACGGATCTGCAGGACGGCGGCAAGGTGAGCAATCAGCAGGTCTACGATCAGGACGACTGCAAAGGCGCGAACCGTTCGCCGCAGCTGTCGTGGCGCAACGTGCCGCCGGGCACGCGCAGCTTCGCCATCACGATGTTCGATCCCGACGCGCCGGGCCGCGGCTGGTGGCATTGGGCCGTGGCGGGCGTTCCAGCCGACATCGATCACCTGCCGGCGAACGCCAGCGCGTCGGGCTATCTGCGCAAGCTCGGCGCTGTCGAGGCGCGCAACGACTACGACACGGACGGCTATGGCGGCCCCTGCCCGCCGCCCGGCAAGCCGCACCACTACGTGGTGTCGGTCTACGCACTCGACACCACGAACCTGCGGCTCGCGACAGGCCGCCCCGCCATCATGTTCGACCACGAGATCGGCACGGCGACGCTGGGCGTGGCGAAGATGACCGTGACCTACGGACGGTAA
- a CDS encoding NADP-dependent malic enzyme has protein sequence MDEQLKQSALAYHQNPKPGKISVTPTKPLSNQLDLSLAYSPGVAAACEAIHADPLDAQKYTSRGNLVGVITNGTAVLGLGNIGPLAAKPVMEGKGCLFKKFAGIDVFDIELSESDPDKLVEAIAMLEPTLGGINLEDIKAPECFYIEQKLRERMKIPVFHDDQHGTAIIASAAILNGLKVVGKKLDEVKLVCSGAGAAAIACLDLLVKLGLSKKNVLVADSKGVIYEGRGNLDPSKARYAATTDARTLADAIKSADVFLGCSSAGVLKPEMVKDMANQPLILALANPEPEIRPEEAKKVRPDAIIATGRSDYPNQVNNVLCFPFIFRGALDVGATTITEEMKLACVRAIAELAEETDQGDEVAKAYEGHSLEFGPEYLIPKPFDPRLIIKIAPAVAQAAMDSGVATRPIADMDAYREELGTTVYRTGMVMRPVFAAAKASQARIVFAEGEDERVLRAAQFALTEKIAKPIIVGRPAVVEMRLQKMGSKLKAGQDFEIVNPEDDPRYQQCWQAYHEIGARDGVTPEGAKAALRKFNTLIGAMLVRLGDADGMICGLIDSFDSHLKYIDQVLGKATDAENFAAMNLLMLPGRNLFICDTYVNEVPSAEQLADMTILAAREIEKFGIVPKVALLSNSNFGSIPSASSQRMAKARQLIAARAPQLEVDGEMHGDAALSEVIRKQAFPGTTLTGEANLLIMPNVEAANITYNLLKMIGGEGVTVGPFLLGANRPVHILTPAATVRRIINMTAVASAKAAVGKAQSAAR, from the coding sequence ATGGACGAACAACTGAAGCAAAGCGCTCTCGCATACCACCAGAATCCGAAGCCCGGCAAGATCTCCGTCACGCCGACGAAGCCGCTGTCCAACCAGCTGGACCTCTCGCTCGCGTACTCGCCGGGCGTCGCGGCCGCGTGCGAGGCGATTCACGCCGACCCGCTCGACGCGCAGAAGTACACCTCGCGCGGCAACCTGGTGGGCGTCATCACGAACGGCACGGCGGTGCTGGGTCTCGGCAACATCGGGCCGCTCGCCGCGAAGCCGGTGATGGAAGGCAAGGGCTGCCTCTTCAAGAAGTTCGCCGGCATCGACGTGTTCGACATCGAGCTTTCCGAATCCGACCCGGACAAGCTGGTCGAGGCCATCGCGATGCTGGAGCCGACGCTCGGCGGCATCAACCTCGAAGACATCAAGGCGCCCGAGTGCTTCTACATCGAGCAGAAGCTGCGCGAGCGCATGAAGATTCCCGTCTTCCACGACGACCAGCACGGCACGGCCATCATCGCGTCCGCCGCGATCCTGAACGGGCTCAAGGTGGTGGGCAAGAAGCTCGACGAAGTGAAGCTGGTGTGCTCGGGCGCGGGCGCTGCGGCCATCGCGTGCCTGGACCTGCTCGTGAAGCTCGGTCTTTCGAAGAAGAACGTGCTGGTGGCGGACTCGAAGGGCGTGATCTACGAAGGGCGCGGCAACCTGGACCCGTCGAAGGCGCGCTACGCGGCCACCACCGACGCGCGCACGCTGGCCGACGCCATCAAGTCGGCCGACGTGTTCCTCGGCTGTTCGAGCGCCGGCGTGCTCAAGCCGGAGATGGTCAAGGACATGGCCAACCAGCCGCTGATTCTCGCGCTCGCAAACCCGGAGCCGGAAATCCGCCCGGAAGAAGCGAAGAAGGTGCGCCCGGACGCGATCATCGCGACGGGCCGTTCGGACTATCCGAACCAGGTCAACAACGTGCTGTGCTTCCCGTTCATCTTTCGCGGCGCGCTGGACGTGGGTGCCACGACCATCACCGAAGAGATGAAGCTCGCGTGCGTGCGCGCCATCGCGGAACTCGCCGAAGAGACCGATCAGGGCGACGAAGTGGCAAAGGCCTACGAAGGCCACTCGCTGGAATTCGGCCCGGAATACCTGATTCCGAAGCCCTTCGACCCGCGCCTCATCATCAAGATCGCGCCGGCTGTGGCGCAGGCAGCGATGGATTCGGGCGTGGCGACGCGTCCCATCGCCGACATGGACGCCTACCGCGAGGAACTGGGCACCACCGTCTATCGCACGGGCATGGTGATGCGCCCCGTGTTCGCCGCTGCGAAGGCGAGCCAGGCGCGCATCGTGTTCGCCGAGGGCGAGGACGAGCGCGTGCTGCGCGCCGCGCAATTCGCGCTGACCGAGAAGATTGCGAAGCCGATCATCGTCGGCCGCCCGGCGGTGGTGGAGATGCGGCTGCAGAAGATGGGCTCGAAGCTCAAGGCCGGCCAGGACTTCGAGATCGTGAATCCGGAAGACGATCCGCGCTATCAGCAGTGCTGGCAGGCGTACCACGAGATCGGCGCGCGCGACGGCGTGACGCCCGAAGGCGCCAAGGCCGCGCTGCGCAAGTTCAACACGCTGATCGGCGCGATGCTGGTGCGCCTCGGCGACGCGGACGGCATGATCTGCGGCCTGATCGACAGCTTCGACAGCCATCTCAAGTACATCGACCAGGTGCTGGGCAAGGCGACGGACGCCGAGAACTTCGCCGCGATGAACCTGCTGATGCTGCCGGGCCGCAACCTCTTCATCTGCGACACCTACGTGAACGAAGTGCCGAGCGCGGAGCAGCTCGCCGACATGACGATCCTCGCTGCGCGCGAGATCGAAAAGTTCGGCATCGTGCCGAAGGTCGCGCTGCTCTCGAACTCGAACTTCGGCAGCATTCCGTCGGCGTCGTCGCAGCGTATGGCGAAGGCGCGTCAGCTGATCGCCGCGCGGGCGCCGCAACTGGAGGTGGACGGCGAAATGCACGGTGACGCGGCGCTCTCCGAAGTCATCCGCAAGCAGGCGTTCCCGGGCACGACGCTCACCGGCGAGGCGAACCTGCTCATCATGCCGAACGTGGAAGCCGCGAACATCACGTACAACCTGCTGAAGATGATCGGCGGCGAAGGCGTGACGGTGGGGCCGTTCCTGCTGGGCGCGAACCGGCCTGTGCACATCCTGACGCCGGCCGCTACCGTGCGCCGGATCATCAACATGACCGCGGTGGCCTCGGCCAAGGCGGCTGTGGGCAAGGCTCAGTCGGCGGCGCGGTAA
- a CDS encoding MFS transporter, translating into MNAVSSPPETAQGRGYAGRALLASVLGYAMDGFDLLILGFMLPAIAADLHLSSTQAGSLVTWTLVGAVAGGVIFGMLGDYFGRVRVLAWTILVFAVFTGLCALAQGYADLLVYRTMAGIGLGGEFGIGMTLVAEAWPAAQRARVSSYVGLGWQLGVLAAALLTPLLLPVIGWRGMFAVGLLPAVVSFFVRRRVEEPLLFTERAKRAGHDAALAPRAPIKRLIADARTARTSLGVVILCSVQNFGYYGLMIWLPGYLSKAFGYSLTKSGLWTAATVAGMAAGIWLFGVAADRFGRKPAFLFYQAGAVVTVFVYSQLATPFALLVGGMVMGAFVNGMIGGYGALISELYPTEARATAQNVLFNIGRAVGGFGPVTVGALAARYSFTAALGMLASIYVLDILATLFLIPERRGAALE; encoded by the coding sequence ATGAACGCTGTTTCCTCTCCTCCCGAAACCGCGCAAGGGCGCGGCTACGCGGGCCGCGCGCTGCTTGCGTCGGTACTCGGCTATGCCATGGACGGCTTCGACCTGCTGATCCTCGGCTTCATGCTGCCCGCCATCGCCGCGGATCTGCACCTCAGTTCGACCCAGGCCGGCTCGCTCGTCACGTGGACGCTCGTGGGCGCGGTGGCGGGCGGCGTGATCTTCGGCATGCTGGGCGACTACTTTGGCCGCGTGCGCGTGCTCGCGTGGACGATCCTCGTGTTCGCTGTTTTCACGGGGCTGTGCGCGCTCGCCCAAGGCTACGCGGACCTGCTCGTCTACCGGACGATGGCCGGCATTGGCCTTGGCGGCGAGTTCGGCATCGGCATGACGCTGGTCGCGGAAGCCTGGCCCGCCGCACAGCGGGCGCGCGTGTCGTCGTATGTCGGGCTGGGCTGGCAGCTTGGCGTGCTGGCCGCGGCACTGCTCACGCCGCTTCTCTTGCCCGTGATCGGCTGGCGCGGGATGTTTGCCGTCGGTCTGTTGCCGGCGGTCGTGTCGTTCTTCGTGCGCCGGCGCGTGGAGGAACCGCTGCTCTTCACCGAGCGCGCCAAACGCGCGGGACATGACGCTGCGCTGGCGCCGCGCGCCCCCATCAAACGCCTCATAGCCGACGCCCGCACCGCCCGCACGAGCCTCGGCGTGGTGATCCTCTGCTCGGTGCAGAACTTCGGCTATTACGGGCTGATGATCTGGCTGCCCGGCTATCTCTCGAAAGCGTTCGGCTATTCGCTCACGAAGTCCGGCCTTTGGACCGCGGCGACGGTGGCCGGCATGGCCGCCGGCATCTGGCTCTTCGGCGTGGCCGCGGACCGCTTCGGCCGCAAGCCCGCGTTCCTGTTCTACCAGGCCGGCGCCGTGGTGACGGTGTTCGTCTACTCGCAGCTCGCGACGCCGTTCGCATTGCTGGTCGGCGGCATGGTGATGGGCGCGTTCGTGAACGGGATGATCGGCGGCTATGGGGCGCTGATTTCCGAGCTGTATCCCACCGAGGCGCGCGCCACCGCGCAGAACGTGCTCTTCAACATCGGTCGCGCGGTGGGTGGCTTCGGTCCCGTGACGGTGGGCGCGCTCGCAGCGCGCTACTCGTTCACCGCTGCGCTCGGCATGCTCGCGTCAATCTACGTGCTCGACATTCTCGCCACGCTTTTCCTCATTCCCGAGCGCCGCGGCGCCGCCCTCGAGTAA
- the argC gene encoding N-acetyl-gamma-glutamyl-phosphate reductase: MSTKVFVDGQEGTTGLKIFEYLSQRSDVEVLRIEEAKRKDIEERRRLINASDVTFLCLPDVASRESVTLVDNSRTVVIDASTAFRTSPDWVYGVPELTRGQRERVRNAKRIAVPGCHASAFVLAMRPLIEAGVVAPEFAAHSYSITGYSGGGKKMIAEYEAGNNAKLNSPRPYALGLGHKHLPEMAVHTGLKSAPVFTPIVGNFLKGLAVTTYFSPQHLAKRATPQDVQALFAEFYAGEAFVRVAPFNAEENLDAGFFDVQATNDTNRVDLFVFGTEERFVTVARLDNLGKGASGAAIQCMNLAIGAPEDTGLKR; encoded by the coding sequence ATGAGCACGAAAGTTTTTGTCGACGGACAGGAAGGCACCACCGGCCTGAAGATCTTCGAATACCTGTCGCAACGTAGCGACGTGGAAGTCCTGCGCATCGAAGAAGCGAAGCGCAAGGACATCGAAGAGCGACGTCGTCTCATCAACGCCTCGGACGTCACGTTCCTGTGTCTGCCCGACGTGGCCTCGCGCGAGTCGGTCACGCTCGTGGACAACAGCCGCACCGTCGTGATCGACGCGAGTACCGCGTTCCGCACGAGCCCCGACTGGGTGTACGGCGTGCCCGAACTCACGCGCGGTCAGCGCGAACGCGTGCGCAACGCGAAGCGCATTGCGGTGCCGGGCTGCCATGCGTCCGCATTCGTGCTGGCCATGCGGCCGCTCATCGAAGCCGGCGTGGTCGCGCCCGAGTTCGCAGCGCACAGCTACTCCATCACGGGCTACAGCGGCGGCGGCAAGAAGATGATTGCGGAGTACGAAGCAGGCAACAACGCGAAGCTGAACAGCCCGCGGCCCTACGCGCTCGGCCTCGGCCACAAGCATCTGCCGGAGATGGCGGTGCATACCGGCCTGAAATCGGCACCGGTATTCACGCCGATCGTGGGCAACTTCCTCAAGGGCCTCGCCGTCACGACGTACTTCTCGCCGCAGCATCTGGCGAAGCGCGCGACTCCGCAGGACGTGCAGGCGCTCTTCGCCGAGTTCTACGCGGGCGAAGCGTTCGTGCGCGTGGCGCCGTTCAACGCGGAAGAAAACCTGGACGCCGGCTTCTTCGACGTGCAGGCCACCAACGACACCAATCGCGTCGACCTGTTCGTCTTCGGCACCGAAGAGCGCTTCGTGACCGTCGCGCGGCTCGACAACCTGGGCAAGGGGGCGTCGGGCGCCGCCATCCAGTGCATGAACCTCGCCATCGGCGCGCCGGAAGACACCGGATTGAAACGCTGA
- a CDS encoding orotate phosphoribosyltransferase has protein sequence MTGYDRQTISDTTAKILLEVQAVHFNAEKPFIFTSGWASPVYIDCRKLISYPRVRRALMEMAETTILRDVGFEQIDAVAGGETAGIPFAAWIADRLMLPMQYVRKKPKGFGRNAQIEGFLEEGSRVLLVEDLTTDSRSKINFINALRTAGAKVNHCFVLFHYNIFKESVSVLKDIDVDLHALATWWDVLRVAKESGYFETKTLDEVEKFLHAPAEWSAAHGGATAAPQ, from the coding sequence ATGACAGGCTACGATCGTCAGACGATCTCCGACACGACCGCGAAAATACTGCTCGAAGTGCAAGCCGTGCACTTCAACGCCGAGAAGCCGTTCATCTTCACGTCCGGCTGGGCGAGCCCGGTGTACATCGACTGCCGCAAGCTGATCTCGTATCCGCGCGTGCGCCGTGCCCTCATGGAGATGGCCGAAACCACCATCCTGCGCGACGTTGGCTTCGAGCAGATCGACGCCGTGGCCGGCGGCGAAACCGCCGGCATCCCGTTCGCCGCATGGATTGCCGACCGCCTGATGCTGCCCATGCAGTACGTACGCAAGAAGCCGAAGGGCTTCGGGCGCAACGCGCAGATCGAAGGCTTCCTGGAAGAAGGTTCGCGCGTGCTGCTGGTGGAAGACCTGACCACCGACAGCCGCAGCAAGATCAACTTCATCAACGCGCTGCGCACGGCGGGCGCGAAGGTGAACCACTGCTTCGTGCTGTTCCACTACAACATCTTCAAGGAAAGCGTTTCGGTGCTGAAGGACATCGACGTCGACCTGCACGCGCTCGCCACCTGGTGGGACGTGCTGCGCGTCGCGAAGGAGTCCGGCTACTTCGAAACGAAGACGCTCGACGAAGTGGAGAAATTCCTGCACGCGCCGGCCGAGTGGTCGGCGGCGCACGGTGGCGCGACTGCGGCTCCGCAGTAA
- a CDS encoding indolepyruvate ferredoxin oxidoreductase family protein has protein sequence MNAPLDAGQRASLEAALTSVTLDDKYTLERGRAYMSGIQALVRLPMLQQERDKAAGLNTAGFISGYRGSPLGGLDQSLWKAKPHLAGHQIVFQPGVNEDLAATAVWGSQQVNLYPSAKYDGVFSMWYGKGPGVDRCGDVFKHGNSAGSSRHGGVLVLAGDDHAAKSSTLAHQSEHIFKACGLPVLFPSNVQEYLDFGLHGWAMSRYSGLWVAMKCVTDVVESSASVEIDPHRVNIVLPGDFAMPEGGLNIRWPDPPLVQEARLLDYKWYAALAYVRANKLDRVEIDSPNARFGIITGGKAYLDVRQALTDLGLDDATCARIGIRLYKVGCVWPLEAQGAQAFARGLEEILVVEEKRQILEYAIKEELYNWPDAQRPRVYGKFDEKDGAGGEWSVPMGNWLLPAHYELSPAIIAKAIATRLDKFDLPAEVRARIAARIAVIEAKEKALAKPRVQVERKPWFCSGCPHNTSTNVPEGSRAMAGIGCHYMTVWMDRSTSTFSQMGGEGVAWVGQAPFTNDQHVFANLGDGTYFHSGLIAIRQAIASKANITYKILYNDAVAMTGGQPVDGVLTVPQITHQLAAEGAKKIVIVTDEPQKYDGHPGTLLAPGVTIHHRDQLDAIQRELREIAGTTILIYDQTCATEKRRRRKRGAYPDPARRVVINEAVCEGCGDCSVQSNCLSVEPLETEFGTKRQINQSTCNKDFSCLKGFCPSFVSVEGGQVRKPAVAGVKNDAMPPVPLPQTPDIAQPYGVLVTGVGGTGVVTIGALLGMAAHLENKGVTVLDVTGLAQKGGAVMSHVQIANRPDDIHATRIAMGEASLVIGCDEIVTASDECISRMQNGGTRVVLNSAATPTAEFIKNPNWRFPGSSTEADVRAAAGEDGVAVVDANHYAVALLGDAIYTNPFMLGFAWQRGWLPLTHESLIRAIELNGVQVEKNRAAFEWGRLAAHDLATVRKLAGDATADASAAKVVTLHTPKSLDTLIERRTAFLTAYQNAAYAARYRRLVDEVRAAETTLEAGDGQMPLTESVAKNLHKLMAYKDEYEVARLYADPAFVEKLKQNFEGDWKLNFYLAPPSFSKKDASGHLVKKQYGPWVLPAMRMLAKLRVLRGTALDPFGRTEERRTERALVGEYEALICELLRGLNAQNRPLAVELASLPDGIRGYGHVKEHNLKAVRTKWATLLAKWRAPQGGDARHAA, from the coding sequence ATGAATGCCCCGCTAGACGCAGGTCAGCGAGCGTCGCTCGAAGCCGCGCTAACGTCCGTCACCCTTGACGACAAATACACCCTCGAACGCGGCCGCGCGTACATGAGCGGCATCCAGGCGCTGGTTCGCCTGCCCATGCTCCAGCAGGAGCGCGACAAGGCCGCCGGTCTCAACACAGCAGGGTTCATCTCCGGATATCGCGGCTCTCCGCTCGGCGGCCTCGACCAGTCGCTCTGGAAAGCCAAACCGCACCTCGCCGGGCACCAGATCGTCTTCCAGCCCGGGGTCAACGAAGACCTCGCCGCCACCGCGGTGTGGGGCTCGCAACAGGTCAACCTGTACCCCAGCGCGAAGTACGACGGCGTGTTTTCCATGTGGTACGGCAAAGGCCCCGGCGTGGACCGCTGCGGCGACGTCTTCAAGCACGGCAATTCGGCCGGCTCGTCGCGTCACGGCGGCGTGCTCGTGCTGGCCGGCGACGACCACGCCGCCAAGTCCTCCACGCTCGCGCATCAATCGGAGCACATCTTCAAGGCCTGCGGTCTGCCCGTGCTGTTCCCCTCGAACGTCCAGGAATATCTCGACTTCGGTCTGCATGGCTGGGCCATGAGCCGCTACTCGGGCCTGTGGGTCGCGATGAAGTGCGTGACCGACGTGGTGGAGTCGTCGGCGTCGGTGGAGATCGATCCGCATCGCGTGAACATCGTGCTGCCCGGCGACTTCGCGATGCCCGAAGGCGGCCTCAACATCCGCTGGCCCGACCCGCCGCTCGTGCAGGAAGCGCGGCTGCTCGACTACAAGTGGTATGCGGCGCTCGCCTACGTGCGCGCCAACAAGCTGGACCGCGTCGAGATCGATTCGCCCAACGCGCGCTTCGGCATCATCACCGGCGGCAAGGCGTACCTCGACGTGCGCCAGGCGCTCACCGACCTGGGTCTCGACGACGCCACCTGCGCGCGCATCGGCATCCGCCTCTACAAGGTAGGCTGCGTGTGGCCGCTCGAAGCGCAAGGCGCGCAGGCGTTCGCGCGCGGTCTGGAAGAGATTCTGGTGGTGGAAGAGAAGCGCCAGATTCTCGAATACGCCATCAAGGAAGAGTTGTACAACTGGCCCGACGCCCAGCGTCCGCGCGTCTACGGCAAGTTCGACGAGAAGGACGGCGCCGGCGGCGAATGGTCGGTGCCGATGGGCAATTGGCTCCTGCCCGCGCACTACGAGCTATCGCCCGCCATCATCGCCAAGGCCATCGCCACGCGGCTCGACAAGTTCGACCTGCCCGCCGAGGTGCGGGCGCGCATCGCCGCCCGCATCGCGGTAATCGAAGCGAAGGAGAAGGCGCTCGCCAAGCCGCGCGTGCAGGTGGAGCGCAAGCCGTGGTTCTGCTCGGGCTGTCCGCACAACACGTCGACCAACGTGCCCGAAGGCTCGCGCGCCATGGCCGGCATCGGCTGCCACTACATGACCGTGTGGATGGACCGCAGCACGAGCACCTTCAGCCAGATGGGCGGCGAAGGCGTAGCCTGGGTCGGCCAGGCGCCGTTCACGAACGACCAGCATGTGTTCGCCAATCTGGGCGACGGCACCTACTTCCACTCCGGCCTCATCGCGATTCGCCAGGCGATCGCGTCGAAGGCGAACATCACCTACAAGATTCTCTACAACGACGCAGTCGCGATGACGGGCGGCCAGCCCGTTGATGGCGTGCTCACCGTGCCGCAGATCACGCATCAGCTCGCCGCTGAAGGCGCGAAGAAGATCGTGATCGTCACCGACGAGCCGCAGAAATACGACGGCCACCCCGGCACGCTGCTCGCGCCCGGCGTGACCATCCATCATCGCGATCAGCTGGACGCCATTCAACGCGAGCTGCGCGAGATCGCCGGCACGACGATCCTGATCTACGACCAGACCTGCGCCACCGAAAAGCGCCGCCGCCGCAAGCGCGGCGCGTATCCCGATCCGGCGCGCCGCGTCGTCATCAACGAGGCCGTGTGCGAAGGCTGCGGCGACTGTTCGGTGCAGTCGAACTGCCTTTCCGTCGAGCCGCTCGAAACCGAGTTCGGCACGAAGCGCCAGATCAACCAGTCCACCTGCAACAAGGACTTCTCGTGTCTGAAGGGCTTCTGCCCGAGCTTCGTTTCCGTGGAAGGCGGGCAGGTGCGCAAGCCGGCCGTCGCCGGCGTGAAGAACGACGCCATGCCGCCCGTGCCGCTGCCGCAAACGCCGGACATCGCGCAGCCCTACGGCGTCCTCGTCACGGGCGTGGGCGGCACCGGCGTGGTGACGATCGGCGCGCTGCTCGGCATGGCCGCGCACCTCGAGAACAAGGGCGTGACGGTGCTCGACGTCACCGGTCTCGCGCAGAAGGGCGGCGCCGTGATGAGCCACGTGCAGATCGCCAACCGTCCGGACGACATCCACGCCACGCGCATCGCGATGGGCGAAGCGAGCCTCGTGATCGGCTGCGACGAGATCGTGACGGCAAGCGACGAGTGCATCTCGCGCATGCAAAACGGCGGCACGCGCGTGGTGCTCAACAGCGCGGCCACGCCGACTGCCGAGTTCATCAAGAACCCGAACTGGCGCTTTCCGGGCTCGAGTACGGAGGCCGACGTACGGGCCGCCGCGGGCGAAGACGGCGTCGCCGTGGTCGATGCGAACCACTATGCGGTGGCACTGCTGGGCGATGCCATCTACACGAATCCGTTCATGCTGGGCTTTGCGTGGCAGCGCGGCTGGCTGCCGCTCACGCACGAGTCGCTGATTCGCGCCATCGAACTGAACGGCGTGCAGGTGGAGAAGAACCGCGCCGCCTTCGAATGGGGCCGCCTCGCCGCGCACGATCTGGCGACGGTGCGCAAGCTCGCGGGCGACGCCACGGCGGATGCATCGGCGGCGAAGGTTGTCACGCTGCACACGCCGAAGTCGCTCGACACGCTGATCGAACGCCGCACCGCATTCCTCACGGCTTATCAGAATGCCGCTTACGCCGCGCGCTATCGGCGGCTGGTGGACGAAGTGCGTGCCGCGGAAACCACGCTCGAAGCCGGCGACGGCCAGATGCCGCTCACCGAGTCCGTCGCGAAGAACCTGCACAAGCTGATGGCCTACAAGGACGAGTACGAGGTCGCACGGCTCTATGCCGACCCCGCGTTCGTCGAGAAGCTGAAGCAGAACTTCGAGGGCGACTGGAAGCTCAACTTCTACCTCGCGCCGCCGTCGTTCTCGAAGAAGGACGCTTCGGGTCATCTCGTGAAGAAGCAGTACGGACCGTGGGTGCTGCCCGCCATGCGCATGCTCGCGAAGCTGCGCGTGCTGCGCGGCACGGCGCTGGACCCGTTCGGCCGCACCGAGGAACGGCGCACGGAGCGCGCGTTGGTCGGCGAATACGAGGCGCTCATCTGCGAACTGCTGCGTGGGCTCAATGCGCAGAACCGCCCGCTCGCGGTAGAACTGGCCAGCTTACCCGACGGCATTCGCGGCTACGGCCACGTGAAGGAGCACAACCTCAAGGCCGTGCGCACGAAGTGGGCGACGCTGCTCGCGAAGTGGCGCGCGCCGCAGGGCGGTGACGCGCGGCACGCCGCATAA
- a CDS encoding flavodoxin family protein, whose amino-acid sequence MSKIVIVYHSGYGHTKKLAEAVLAGMTDAGADAKLFAVGELDDAAWGELDAADAIVFGAPTYMGGPSADFKKFADATSKPWFTQKWKDKIAAGFTNSATMNGDKFSTIQYFVTLAMQHSMIWTGTGIMPSNTKAATRNDLNYVGGFTGLLGQSPADASPEEAPPQGDLETAKVFGARVAAVTARWNAGREGSA is encoded by the coding sequence ATGTCGAAGATTGTCATCGTTTATCACAGCGGCTACGGCCACACGAAGAAGCTCGCCGAAGCGGTTCTGGCCGGCATGACCGACGCGGGCGCCGACGCGAAGCTGTTTGCGGTCGGCGAACTGGACGACGCGGCATGGGGCGAACTGGACGCCGCCGATGCCATCGTCTTCGGCGCACCCACGTACATGGGCGGACCCTCGGCAGACTTCAAGAAGTTCGCGGACGCCACGTCCAAGCCGTGGTTCACGCAGAAGTGGAAGGACAAGATCGCTGCCGGCTTCACCAACTCCGCCACGATGAACGGCGACAAGTTCTCGACCATCCAGTATTTCGTCACGCTCGCCATGCAGCACAGCATGATCTGGACGGGCACGGGCATCATGCCGTCGAACACGAAGGCCGCCACGCGCAACGACCTGAACTACGTGGGCGGCTTCACCGGCCTGCTCGGACAGTCACCCGCGGACGCGTCGCCCGAAGAGGCGCCGCCCCAGGGCGATCTGGAAACCGCCAAGGTGTTTGGCGCGCGCGTGGCGGCCGTGACGGCACGCTGGAACGCGGGGCGCGAAGGGTCCGCGTAA